In Citrus sinensis cultivar Valencia sweet orange chromosome 3, DVS_A1.0, whole genome shotgun sequence, the sequence GTGCCGGTGCcgcttctttctttttctcttcctctttcttttcttcttctttcttgggTTCTTCTTTTTTGGGCTCTTCTTTcttagcttcttcttctttctttggcTCTTCTTTCTTAGTTTCCTCTTCCTTCTTCGGCTCTTCCTTCTTTGGCTCCTCCTTTGGCTTCTCCGGCTCCTTTGCTGGCCCAACTAATATTATATCTGTCGTCGGCCAATACTTTCTCAATTTGCTCACAACGTTTACAGGATCAGCGGTTCCTATCACTGTCAATTTCTTCTCCTTCATGTCCATGGCAATGGAATCGATCccttttaaaatgaaatcaagTTACTCAAAGCCTTCTTTTTTATCTAACATTACTACGCATAGAAGATTAATCCAGTAGAGACTACGGCTAGCAATTAATGATCATTTCATGACTCCTGATGCTAATAAGAACAATAGAATAAAATTCCACGTGCAGCCAAACTGTTTAACCTATTCATGCAATTGTTTGTTTCGTGAAGGACAAATCTAACGGTCACCATTTTGCACGATAATCAAcgtaaattgtaattattcatctcataatataattaactgTTCCCCAAGTAACGTAAACAAAAAAAGCctacttaaaattaaaacataatta encodes:
- the LOC127901389 gene encoding heavy metal-associated isoprenylated plant protein 39-like, which gives rise to MKKAVLKLDLDDAKAKQKALKTVSTLSGIDSIAMDMKEKKLTVIGTADPVNVVSKLRKYWPTTDIILVGPAKEPEKPKEEPKKEEPKKEEETKKEEPKKEEEAKKEEPKKEEPKKEEEKKEEEKKKEAAPAPVPPPDPVLELVKAYRAYNPHLTTHYHVQSIEENPNACVIC